A region of Halanaerobiaceae bacterium ANBcell28 DNA encodes the following proteins:
- a CDS encoding linear amide C-N hydrolase, which translates to MCSEFLLPGQKNIKISGRTMDWADDFQSAFVVVPRNKKVYSLLDGDKKNPFKEGMCWKSDYGYVGINVYNLPIYFDGINEKGLSAALLALLDTEYPEPDQDIQKNISIIFLLQYVLGKCKDVEDIRNFIDQVTICNLTLGLPIRKNVHFIAHDANGDSIVLEAEGGQIKEYHNEDAAVMTNSPFLHWHLKNMRNYCNLTNETLSFGSRVPFSAGSGMLGLPGDPLPPSRYVRLSLLRNYSPVSQNVNEEIQQAFHIINNVALVNGQKKPGDHTQWEVVRDHINKRYYYRSNQNQSVRFIDLKKIDFSGHTQYTPIPVTKGNLYEDVTTRFINN; encoded by the coding sequence ATGTGTAGTGAGTTTTTATTGCCAGGTCAAAAAAATATTAAAATATCCGGGCGTACAATGGATTGGGCTGATGATTTCCAATCTGCTTTTGTGGTAGTTCCACGAAATAAGAAGGTTTATAGCTTGCTTGATGGAGATAAAAAGAATCCTTTTAAAGAAGGTATGTGCTGGAAATCAGACTATGGTTACGTCGGGATTAATGTTTATAATTTGCCGATCTATTTTGATGGGATAAATGAAAAAGGTTTATCAGCAGCTTTATTAGCTTTACTGGATACTGAATATCCAGAACCTGATCAGGATATACAAAAAAATATCTCTATCATTTTCCTTTTGCAATATGTTTTAGGGAAATGTAAAGATGTTGAAGATATTAGAAATTTTATAGATCAGGTAACCATCTGTAATTTAACTTTAGGTCTGCCAATTAGAAAAAACGTTCATTTTATTGCACATGATGCCAATGGTGATAGTATAGTACTTGAAGCAGAGGGTGGTCAAATTAAGGAATACCATAACGAAGATGCTGCTGTAATGACTAATTCCCCCTTTTTACACTGGCATTTAAAAAATATGAGAAACTATTGCAACCTGACAAATGAAACTTTATCATTTGGTAGTCGAGTGCCCTTCTCCGCCGGTAGTGGTATGCTTGGACTTCCAGGAGATCCTTTACCTCCTTCCCGTTATGTTCGCTTATCTCTACTAAGAAACTACTCACCAGTAAGCCAAAACGTTAATGAAGAAATACAACAAGCTTTTCACATTATTAATAATGTTGCTCTAGTTAATGGTCAAAAGAAACCTGGAGACCACACCCAGTGGGAAGTAGTGAGAGACCACATAAATAAAAGGTACTATTATAGATCTAATCAAAATCAATCTGTCAGATTTATTGACTTAAAGAAAATTGACTTTAGTGGTCATACACAGTACACACCTATACCAGTTACTAAAGGAAATTTGTATGAAGACGTGACAACACGATTTATTAATAATTAA
- a CDS encoding glycine radical domain-containing protein has translation MVDRNTLLDAQENPEEYKNLVVRVAGYSALFTTLSKSLQDNIIRGTEQGFKEEICII, from the coding sequence TTGGTAGACAGAAACACGTTATTAGATGCTCAAGAAAATCCAGAAGAATACAAAAACCTTGTAGTTCGTGTAGCAGGATATAGTGCTTTATTTACTACCCTATCAAAATCATTACAAGATAATATCATTAGAGGTACTGAACAAGGATTTAAAGAAGAAATATGTATTATTTAA